One part of the Vitis riparia cultivar Riparia Gloire de Montpellier isolate 1030 chromosome 8, EGFV_Vit.rip_1.0, whole genome shotgun sequence genome encodes these proteins:
- the LOC117921037 gene encoding bifunctional pinoresinol-lariciresinol reductase 2 produces the protein MEKSKVLIIGGTGYLGRRLAKASLAQGHETYVLQRPDMGVDIEKVQMLLSFKEQGARLVLGSFNDHQSLVDAVKLVDVVICAISGVHIRSHQILLQLKLVDAIKEAGNIKRFLPSEFGTDPATMENAMEPGRVTFDDKMVVRKAIQDAGIPFTYVSANCFAGYFLGGLCQPGSILPSRDHVVLLGDGNQKAIYVDEDDIAMYTIKTIDDPRTLNKTLYLRPPQNILSQREVVEVWEKLIGKQLHKSSISKEEFLATMKTQNYAEQVGLTHYYHVCYEGCLANFEIGDEAEEASQLYPEINYTTVHEYMKRYL, from the exons atggaaaAGAGCAAGGTACTCATCATAGGAGGAACTGGGTACCTGGGGAGGAGATTGGCGAAGGCAAGTCTAGCTCAAGGCCATGAAACATACGTTCTCCAAAGGCCGGATATGGGTGTGGACATTGAGAAAGTCCAAATGCTGTTATCATTCAAGGAACAAGGAGCCCGTCTAGTGTTGGGTTCTTTCAATGACCACCAGAGCCTTGTTGACGCCGTGAAGTTGGTAGATGTTGTCATTTGTGCTATATCCGGTGTCCACATCCGGAGCCATCAAATCCTCCTTCAGCTCAAGCTTGTAGATGCCATCAAAGAAGCCGGAAACATCAAG AGATTTTTACCCTCTGAGTTCGGCACTGACCCTGCAACAATGGAGAATGCCATGGAACCAGGGAGGGTGACATTTGACGACAAAATGGTAGTAAGGAAAGCGATCCAAGATGCTGGGATCCCATTCACCTACGTTTCTGCCAACTGCTTTGCTGGTTACTTTCTTGGTGGCCTGTGCCAACCTGGAAGCATCCTTCCTTCAAGGGATCATGTGGTTTTACTAGGAGACGGCAACCAAAAAG CCATCTACGTGGATGAAGATGATATAGCCATGTACACTATCAAAACCATAGACGATCCACGAACCCTGAATAAAACACTCTACCTGAGGCCACCCCAGAACATCCTTTCCCAAAGAGAAGTCGTGGAGGTCTGGGAGAAACTGATAGGGAAACAGCTCCACAAGTCCTCAATCTCCAAGGAAGAATTTCTAGCCACCATGAAAA CCCAAAATTATGCAGAGCAAGTGGGATTAACCCATTACTATCATGTTTGCTATGAGGGGTGCCttgcaaattttgaaatagGAGATGAGGCAGAGGAGGCTTCTCAGCTTTATCCTGAAATCAACTACACTACTGTTCATGAATACATGAAAAGATATCTGTGA